In Mercurialis annua linkage group LG6, ddMerAnnu1.2, whole genome shotgun sequence, the following are encoded in one genomic region:
- the LOC126687684 gene encoding uncharacterized protein LOC126687684 gives MFSKKFTKEPMAAMSPTSLSVIIQSDNATAGLPCQETRPNWSKLVKNVRSTKMSTISQPPIKLLSSVPDHSWVEAEAVSKITASRVLKFFRRGIIYRFGIPKIVITDNGKQFDSKGFKDYYAYKGIDLRFTSVTHPQTNGMTKVTNRTIVNGLKKRLDDAKGGWAEELHNVLWSYQTTTKAGTGRTPYSLTYGCEALIPVEIGMPTLRVLYLDTEKNEENMKICLDML, from the exons ATGTTCTCAAAGAAATTCACGAAGGAACCTATGGCAGCCATGTCGCCCACCTCGCTCTCTGTCATAATACAGTCCGACAACGCTACTGCTGGCCTTCCATGTCAAGAGACGCGGCCGAATTGGTCAAAACTTGTGAAAAATGTCAGATCCACCAAAATGTCCACCATAAGCCAACCACCGATCAAACTCCTATCATCAGTCCCTGACCATTCA TGGGTAGAAGCGGAAGCGGTATCAAAGATCACGGCGAGCAGAGTGTTGAAATTTTTCAGGAGAGGAATAATCTACAGATTTGGCATACCAAAGATAGTGATAACGGATAATGGCAAACAGTTTGACAGTAAGGGATTCAAAGACTACTATGCTTACAAAGGAATCGATCTACGATTCACCTCGGTCACTCATCCACAAACTAATGGGATGACCAAAGTCACCAATCGAACGATTGTCAACGGTTTGAAGAAACGTTTAGACGATGCCAAGGGCGGATGGGCAGAAGAACTACACAACGTTTTATGGTCATATCAAACGACGACAAAGGCAGGAACAGGAAGAACACCATACAGCCTGACGTACGGTTGTGAAGCACTGATCCCTGTTGAAATAGGAATGCCAACATTAAGGGTCCTATATCTGGACACAGAAAAAAACGAAGAGAATATGAAGATCTGTTTGGAT